The proteins below come from a single Stigmatopora argus isolate UIUO_Sarg chromosome 11, RoL_Sarg_1.0, whole genome shotgun sequence genomic window:
- the LOC144084757 gene encoding transmembrane protein 26-like isoform X2, whose product MMLSVLKFGCAVVTRALFLFVSLAGVWRVTWVKGNNFFWLLTLLFLPLLLEMIITLKRRKGQDYKCIIPSVWILELHYQQDKVSDPQCNKLDSWENVKRVITPNETTGTNLTYQNYLENINQALCSNEWILALHQILLILLIVGKWLLPLGGGVTRDELSQLLLIFVGTAADILEFTSETLSDVKENSPQLVYIILAVWTWSMLQFPLHLAVVNSKSDPVDNQDEQDASLLSKHSTDIWNIVEALFIQDGPFLMVRLTVMTYFDVFHQMLVFFAIKNFLVVILNVYRLAVICLDFRSGGALGSGVP is encoded by the exons ATGATGCTGAGCGTGTTGAAGTTCGGGTGCGCCGTCGTCACCCGGGCGCTTTTCCTCTTCGTGTCCCTGGCGGGCGTCTGGCGGGTCACCTGGGTCAAGGGGAACAACTTCTTCTGGCTCCTCACGCTGCTCTTCTTGCCGCTCCTCTTGGAGATGATCATCACCCTGAAGAGAAGAAAAGGACAGGATTACAAATG TATCATCCCCTCTGTTTGGATTCTGGAGCTTCACTACCAGCAGGACAAAGTCAGCGACCCTCAG tGCAACAAGCTTGACTCTTGGGAAAATGTGAAGAGAGTGATCACCCCAAACGAAACCACGGGAACAAACCTCACCTACCAAAACTACCTGGAG aacATCAACCAGGCTTTGTGTTCCAATGAGTGGATCCTGGCTCTTCATCAGATCTTGCTCATCCTCCTCATCGTGGGCAAGTGGCTTTTGCCACTGGGGGGCGGCGTCACCAGAGACGAGCTCTCTCAGCTACTTTTGATCTTCGTGGGGACGGCGGCGGACATCCTGGAATTCACCAGCGAGACGCTGTCGGATGTCAA AGAGAACAGTCCTCAATTGGTTTATATCATCTTGGCCGTGTGGACGTGGAGCATGTTGCAGTTTCCTCTACATTTGGCCG TGGTGAACTCCAAATCCGATCCAGTGGACAACCAGGACGAACAGGACGCGTCCCTCCTGTCCAAACACAGCACGGACATTTGGAATATCGTGGAGGCTTTGTTTATCCAGGACGGACCCTTCCTGATGGTGCGCCTCACCGTCATGACCTACTTTGACGTCTTCCACCAGATGCTGGTCTTCTTCGCCATCAAGAACTTCCTGGTGGTCATTTTGAACGTGTACAGGCTGGCCGTCATATGCCTGGATTTCAGGAGCGGCGGCGCTCTCGGCAGCGGCGTGCCGTAA
- the LOC144084757 gene encoding transmembrane protein 26-like isoform X1 — translation MMLSVLKFGCAVVTRALFLFVSLAGVWRVTWVKGNNFFWLLTLLFLPLLLEMIITLKRRKGQDYKWFSPPIFLFLISIIPSVWILELHYQQDKVSDPQCNKLDSWENVKRVITPNETTGTNLTYQNYLENINQALCSNEWILALHQILLILLIVGKWLLPLGGGVTRDELSQLLLIFVGTAADILEFTSETLSDVKENSPQLVYIILAVWTWSMLQFPLHLAVVNSKSDPVDNQDEQDASLLSKHSTDIWNIVEALFIQDGPFLMVRLTVMTYFDVFHQMLVFFAIKNFLVVILNVYRLAVICLDFRSGGALGSGVP, via the exons ATGATGCTGAGCGTGTTGAAGTTCGGGTGCGCCGTCGTCACCCGGGCGCTTTTCCTCTTCGTGTCCCTGGCGGGCGTCTGGCGGGTCACCTGGGTCAAGGGGAACAACTTCTTCTGGCTCCTCACGCTGCTCTTCTTGCCGCTCCTCTTGGAGATGATCATCACCCTGAAGAGAAGAAAAGGACAGGATTACAAATG GTTTTCCCCTCCGATCTTTCTTTTCCTGATCAGTATCATCCCCTCTGTTTGGATTCTGGAGCTTCACTACCAGCAGGACAAAGTCAGCGACCCTCAG tGCAACAAGCTTGACTCTTGGGAAAATGTGAAGAGAGTGATCACCCCAAACGAAACCACGGGAACAAACCTCACCTACCAAAACTACCTGGAG aacATCAACCAGGCTTTGTGTTCCAATGAGTGGATCCTGGCTCTTCATCAGATCTTGCTCATCCTCCTCATCGTGGGCAAGTGGCTTTTGCCACTGGGGGGCGGCGTCACCAGAGACGAGCTCTCTCAGCTACTTTTGATCTTCGTGGGGACGGCGGCGGACATCCTGGAATTCACCAGCGAGACGCTGTCGGATGTCAA AGAGAACAGTCCTCAATTGGTTTATATCATCTTGGCCGTGTGGACGTGGAGCATGTTGCAGTTTCCTCTACATTTGGCCG TGGTGAACTCCAAATCCGATCCAGTGGACAACCAGGACGAACAGGACGCGTCCCTCCTGTCCAAACACAGCACGGACATTTGGAATATCGTGGAGGCTTTGTTTATCCAGGACGGACCCTTCCTGATGGTGCGCCTCACCGTCATGACCTACTTTGACGTCTTCCACCAGATGCTGGTCTTCTTCGCCATCAAGAACTTCCTGGTGGTCATTTTGAACGTGTACAGGCTGGCCGTCATATGCCTGGATTTCAGGAGCGGCGGCGCTCTCGGCAGCGGCGTGCCGTAA
- the perp gene encoding p53 apoptosis effector related to PMP-22, with the protein MFRCGIAYPRCRWIVPLLLLFAIIFDIIAIAATSGWVTDEEGKTHYASMWEQYHGRNDQWEGTSLMEFSWAQAVAALMIIGLIILIGAFILACVALCCTLNVTLLPVIGVMLLVVVVLQIIALIIYPVKFNEQIFEGHYYYTWAYGFGWGATLLCIGCAVLFCCLPRYEDELTGLAKTKYIYTSA; encoded by the exons ATGTTTCGCTGCGGGATCGCCTACCCACGCTGCAGGTGGATCGTGCCCCTGCTGCTGCTCTTCGCCATCATCTTCGACATCATCGCCATCGCCGCCACCTCGGGCTGGGTGACCGACGAGGAGGGCAAGACGCACTACGCCAGCATGTGGGAGCAGTACCACGGGCGCAACGACCAGTGGGAGGGCACGTCCCTCATGGAGTTCT CGTGGGCGCAGGCCGTGGCGGCCCTGATGATCATCGGCCTCATCATCCTCATCGGCGCCTTCATCCTGGCTTGCGTGGCCCTGTGCTGCACGCTCAACGTCACGCTGCTGCCGGTCATCGGAGTCATGCTCCTTGTTGTCG TGGTGCTCCAGATCATCGCCCTGATCATCTACCCGGTGAAATTCAACGAACAGATCTTCGAGGGTCACTACTACTACACGTGGGCGTACGGCTTCGGCTGGGGCGCCACGCTGCTGTGCATCGGTTGCGCCGTGCTCTTCTGCTGCCTGCCGCGCTACGAGGACGAGCTCACCGGCCTGGCCAAGACCAAGTACATCTACACCTCGGCCTAA